One region of Salvia miltiorrhiza cultivar Shanhuang (shh) chromosome 3, IMPLAD_Smil_shh, whole genome shotgun sequence genomic DNA includes:
- the LOC131017597 gene encoding germin-like protein subfamily 2 member 1 — MSDMAVCSLLLIMALLTLGNTVSADPDMLQDLCVADLTSGVKVNGYPCKSNVTAEDFFFAGIAKPGATNNSMGALVTGANVQRIPGLNTLGVSLARIDYAPGGLNPPHTHPRATEVVFVLEGELDVGFITTANVLISKSIKQGDVFAFPKGLVHFQKNNGKVPAAVISAFNSQLPGTQSIAATLFAATPPVPDNVLTKAFMVGTKEVQKIKSRFAPKS, encoded by the exons ATGTCTGATATGGCTGTTTGCAGCCTGCTTTTAATCATGGCTCTATTGACGCTCGGCAACACAGTTTCTGCTGATCCAGATATGCTTCAAGATCTTTGTGTTGCTGATCTCACATCTG GTGTGAAAGTGAACGGATACCCATGCAAGTCAAACGTGACGGCGGAGGATTTCTTCTTCGCCGGAATCGCGAAGCCCGGCGCCACCAACAACTCGATGGGGGCGCTGGTGACGGGCGCCAATGTGCAAAGGATCCCTGGGCTGAACACGCTGGGCGTGTCCCTTGCGCGTATCGACTACGCCCCCGGCGGATTGAACCCGCCGCACACGCACCCACGCGCCACCGAGGTGGTGTTCGTGCTCGAGGGGGAGCTCGACGTGGGGTTCATCACCACCGCCAATGTCCTCATCTCCAAATCCATCAAGCAGGGCGACGTCTTCGCCTTCCCCAAGGGCCTCGTCCACTTCCAGAAGAACAACGGTAAGGTTCCCGCCGCCGTCATCTCCGCCTTCAACAGCCAGCTGCCCGGCACGCAGTCCATTGCCGCCACGCTTTTCGCCGCAACGCCGCCGGTGCCGGACAATGTCTTGACCAAGGCGTTCATGGTTGGGACCAAGGAAGTGCAGAAGATCAAATCCAGATTTGCGCCTAAAAGTTGA
- the LOC131017596 gene encoding germin-like protein subfamily 2 member 1 gives MAVFSLLLIVALLGLSNTVSADPDMLQDLCVADLTSGVKVNGYPCKANVTAEDFFFAGIAKPGATNNSMGALVTGANVQRIPGLNTLGVSLARIDYAPGGLNPPHTHPRATEVVFVLEGELDVGFITTANVLISKSIKQGDVFAFPKGLVHFQKNNGKIPAAVISAFNSQLPGTQSIAATLFAATPPVPDNVLTKAFMVGTKEVEKIKSKFAPKS, from the exons ATGGCTGTTTTCAGCCTGCTTCTAATCGTGGCTCTATTGGGGCTCAGCAACACAGTTTCTGCTGATCCAGATATGCTTCAAGATCTTTGTGTAGCTGATCTCACATCTg GTGTGAAAGTGAACGGATACCCTTGCAAGGCAAACGTGACGGCGGAGGATTTCTTCTTCGCCGGAATCGCGAAACCCGGCGCCACCAACAACTCGATGGGGGCGCTGGTGACCGGCGCCAACGTGCAAAGGATCCCTGGGCTTAACACGCTGGGCGTGTCCCTTGCGCGCATCGACTACGCCCCCGGCGGACTGAACCCGCCGCACACGCACCCACGCGCCACCGAGGTGGTGTTCGTGCTAGAGGGGGAGCTTGACGTGGGGTTCATCACCACCGCCAATGTCCTCATCTCCAAATCCATCAAGCAAGGCGACGTCTTCGCCTTCCCCAAGGGCCTCGTCCACTTCCAGAAGAACAACGGCAAGATCCCCGCCGCCGTCATCTCCGCCTTCAACAGCCAGCTGCCCGGCACGCAGTCCATTGCCGCCACGCTTTTCGCCGCAACGCCGCCGGTGCCGGACAATGTCTTGACCAAGGCGTTCATGGTTGGGACCAAGGAAGTGGAGAAGATCAAATCCAAATTTGCGCCTAAAAGTTGA